aaataataaatattatttttgtggAATTATCAAACAAAATGAGTCCATGagaagaatgaggaaaagttaAAAGGTTGATGGCGCGTAGAAGCCGCACCTAACCCCTCAACCAGTTTGGCCATAAATATGGTGTTAGAGTGTGTGCTCTTGTGTTAAAAAAAACCTGTTCACCtagaggaagaaagagagatAGGGAAAATCAAAATGGATTGGATCATATGGGCGGTTTTACCGGCGACTCTACTTGTTTATCTCCTCATCACTCGAAACAACACCCAAACACCCCCGCCAGGCCCCACAGGCCTTCCCATCTTGGGCCATTTCCACCTCCTCGGCCCCAACCCCCACGTCTCTCTGCGCAACCTAGCCCGAAATCACGGCCCCGTCATGGGCCTCCGCTTCGGCCTCGTGCCAGCCGTGGTCGTGTCCTCCCCGGCCGCAGCTGAGCTCGCTCTCAAGACCCACGACCTCGTCTTCGCCAGCCGCCCCCGCAACGACGCCTCGCGCGTCATCAGCTACGACCAGCGCAATTTAGTCTTCGGCCCCTACGGCCCCTACTGGCGCGACATGCGCAAGCTCTGCACATTGCACCTCCTCAGCGCCGCCAAAATCACCCAATTCGAGCCCCTCAGGAAGGCGGAGGTCGGCCTCCTCGTTGCCTCTCTGAAGGAGGCTGCTGGCGCTGAGGTCGTTGATCTCAGCGCCAGAATCTCTGCTGTCAGCGGGGACATGAACTGCTTGATGATCCTCGGGAGGAAGTACTCCGACAGGGAGCtcgatgaggaggaggaggggttCAAGGCTCTGTTCACCGAGACGGTGGAGGTGGCGGCGCAGTTCAATCTCGCTGACTACTTCCCCTGTCTCGGGAGCCTTGATCTCCAAGGCCTCAATCGTAAAATGACGCGTCTCAGCAAAGTGTTCGACGCCTTCTTGGAGAGAATCATCGAAGATCACGTCCGGAGGAGGTGGGAGAGGGAGCGGGGCGAGGATTTCGTTGATATTATGATGGCGATTATGGAGTCTGGCGAGGCTGGATTCGAATTCGACCGTCGCCACGTAAAGGCTGTGCTCCTGGTAAACTTATTAGTATTTTCATTTGCTTGTTTGGTTCCGTTTTACATTATTGGTGGGTGCAGGATTTACTGATAGCGGGAATGGACACTTCTGCAACTGCGACAGACTGGGCCATGTCAGACCTGATGAGACATCCAGCAGTGATGAAGAAACTCCAGCGGGAAATTGAGTCAGTGGTGGGATTGGATGAGATGGTTGAGGAATCACATCTTGACAAACTGGACTACTTGGACTGCGTGGTGAAGGAATCCATGCGCCTCCATCCCGTGGCGCCCCTCTTAATTCCTCATGAATCGATGGAAGACTGTGAGCTCCAAGGCTTCCATATACCGAAGAAATCAAGGCTTATGGTGAATGTGTGGGCCATGGGAAGGGATCCTGATGTTTGGGATAATCCGGATGCTTTTACACCGGAGAGGTTTGTTGGAAGTGATGTAGACGTGAGAGGCCGCCATTTCCAGCTCATACCCTTTGGTTCGGGCAGGCGGGGCTGCCCGGGGCTGCAGCTAGGACTGACCGTGGTGAAACTGGTGGTGGCGCAATTAGTGCATTGCTTTGATTGGGAGCTGCCCAATGGTATGAAGCCTGAGGACATAGACATGTGTGAGCACTTTGGTTTGGTCACTGCTAGAGCTAAGCCTCTCATGGCCATTCCTACTTATCGCCTACATGTGTCTTGAATTCAGTTTCTATTTATTGGCATCTCAATGCTATTTGCTCGAAAATACATTCTAGTTTATCTCTTAAGTCATAATAACGAGATAATATTATACCACTTTGCAGAGTGTAgcttaactttgttttaataattAGATTATGGAGTAATGTGTAACCAACGTCTGATTAAAGCTAATTAGAAGTCATTAAGGATTAGGCAATGCCGCCCCTCTGCTTAACTAACCCCTTCACTAGTACATCCATCTAGGTACGACACCCAATGCTATATTAACGCCTGCAATTATAGATGGGGCCATAAAGATGTACAGATAAGTATCAATTACTTATCTTGTTTCAACATCACTATGTCGCCCATTAAGGGCATCCATAGTGGGGCGCCCTTaagccgccacgtcagcattttatcttCATGCcctttcacctgcagtgggacatcctataggttttactattattttattaattaatttaaatattttcaaatatataaatgcaaactaattaaaaaacacaacgattaaataGAAACGACAAAtaatacattgattaaaaaaagttacaatggTTATAAATAGAAACGGCGACCGAGGGCTCGTCGGCGgagggggcggcggcggcgcgacgggaaggggcggcagggcgagttggagacggctccatgtcaaagagaccgtacgaatccgtactgaagtcggggtcgtactgcgtgttgtcgtcgaacgaccgatattcgccaggttgtgtaccTGGCCACCGTGCGCCATTTCCAAATATCGG
This sequence is a window from Salvia splendens isolate huo1 chromosome 14, SspV2, whole genome shotgun sequence. Protein-coding genes within it:
- the LOC121763628 gene encoding cytochrome P450 71AU50-like yields the protein MDWIIWAVLPATLLVYLLITRNNTQTPPPGPTGLPILGHFHLLGPNPHVSLRNLARNHGPVMGLRFGLVPAVVVSSPAAAELALKTHDLVFASRPRNDASRVISYDQRNLVFGPYGPYWRDMRKLCTLHLLSAAKITQFEPLRKAEVGLLVASLKEAAGAEVVDLSARISAVSGDMNCLMILGRKYSDRELDEEEEGFKALFTETVEVAAQFNLADYFPCLGSLDLQGLNRKMTRLSKVFDAFLERIIEDHVRRRWERERGEDFVDIMMAIMESGEAGFEFDRRHVKAVLLDLLIAGMDTSATATDWAMSDLMRHPAVMKKLQREIESVVGLDEMVEESHLDKLDYLDCVVKESMRLHPVAPLLIPHESMEDCELQGFHIPKKSRLMVNVWAMGRDPDVWDNPDAFTPERFVGSDVDVRGRHFQLIPFGSGRRGCPGLQLGLTVVKLVVAQLVHCFDWELPNGMKPEDIDMCEHFGLVTARAKPLMAIPTYRLHVS